A genomic window from Sulfurimonas sp. includes:
- a CDS encoding protein disulfide oxidoreductase produces the protein MKDKITKYLKEIALFFIIITIFANILSLYRSGNLNKNALDIQTVTLMNNSSYTLPKNEPILIYFWATWCPICRAESPNIETISKKFNVITIALKSGDDSKIDKYLKNKNLSFKVVNDDDGSITKKFNISVFPTTVIYDKEGNVLFSDVGYTTTLGLWFKMWWANY, from the coding sequence ATGAAAGATAAAATAACAAAATACCTCAAAGAGATCGCTCTTTTTTTTATTATTATAACTATCTTTGCAAATATTTTAAGCCTATATAGAAGCGGTAATTTAAATAAAAATGCCTTAGATATACAAACAGTTACTCTTATGAACAACAGTTCATATACATTACCTAAAAATGAACCTATTTTAATTTACTTCTGGGCAACTTGGTGTCCTATATGCAGAGCCGAATCACCAAATATCGAGACAATATCAAAAAAGTTTAATGTCATAACAATAGCACTAAAATCCGGCGATGATTCAAAAATTGATAAGTATCTGAAGAATAAAAATCTAAGTTTTAAAGTTGTAAATGATGATGACGGTTCTATTACGAAAAAATTCAATATCTCCGTATTTCCGACAACGGTTATTTACGATAAAGAGGGCAATGTGCTATTTAGCGATGTCGGGTATACAACTACTTTAGGATTGTGGTTTAAAATGTGGTGGGCAAACTATTAA